Within the Leptospira licerasiae serovar Varillal str. VAR 010 genome, the region ATCTGGAGAAAATCCCGTAGGAGAATGTTCTGCGATCATCGCGGATAAAAGTTCTTCGTATTCTTTCTGTCTGAATAAATTATAAGTATATCTTGGCGGAAGAAAAGGAGACCTGATCTTATACAGAGAATCCAGACCCTGGTGAGACACTAGGTTCACATATTTTCTGGGAGCGTTAGCCGCAAGCACAGGTAGATTTTTTTCTTTCGCAAAAGATACCAATGGATGATAATCCGTCTGGTAATTCGGCCAAAATTTTCCCGAATTCAGAAAACCTCTTTCGGTAATCTCTCCCTTGCAGTATTCATCCACGGATCTTTGCTGATCCTTCTCCAACATTTCCAAGGAAAGAAGCGCAGAATATACGGAAGCCAACTTCTTGAAAGCATCCAATTTCCAAGCGTGGCCTACCTTATCGTTATGTTCCTCTCCAAAAATAATGACATCGGCATCTTTCGCCTTTTCGACGATAGACGAAAGCTCCACCTTGGATCTACTTTTTGAATCGTAAATTTCAGGATTAAAAGTTTGGGAAAATAGGAAAGAAGGGAAAAGAAGAAGGAACCAGAAAATACGGACCGCCATGGAGCTCAGTGTGAAAATTGAAAGAAAAAAAGAAAGAACTTAATAGATATTAGAAGGTTGTAAATCGATCGACAAAGAAGCAAACGATCGGATCATTCTACCTGCTTTTATCGAGGTGATAATGAATACGGAAACCGTTACTATCAAAACCGCTCATGGAAAAATGCAAACATTCGTAGCCTATCCGGATTCTTCTCCTTCTCCTTGCATCTTAGTATTACAAGAGGCGTTCGGAGTAAACGATCATATTAAAGATGTAGCGGTCCGATTTTCTAAGCAAGGTTATCTCGCGGTCGCTCCGGAACTTTATTATAGGACCGCTCCTCCCGGATTTGCAGGAAGTTACGAAGACTTCATGGCATTAAAGCCTCATTTCAGCCAACTAACTCCTGAAAATTTGCATTCGGATCTGAATGCGGTTTTGGACTGGATCAAAACAAATCCTAAAAGTATACCGGATCGGATTGCAAGTATCGGTTATTGTTTAGGAGGATGGGTTTCCTTTTTAGCAAATTCAATTTTCACTTTCAAAGCAGCAGTTTCGTATTACGGATCTAGGATTGTCCAAACCTCGGAAGAATATTCTCCAAAACAAAACGCGCCCTTACTTTTGGTTTGGGCAGGCAAGGACAGAAGCGTAAAACAAACGCATATAGCCGCAATCTCCGGATTGCTAAAAAGTTCGGGAAAAGATTTCGTGGAATTATTTTTTTCAGAAGCCGAACATGGATTCTTCTGCGATGCAAGAGCGGCGTATCATAAAACTTCCGCTGCTCAAGCTTGGGCAATCACATTAGCTTTTTTGAAAGAACATGTGTAGAATGCAATTTGTAGGAGCTCCTACAGTGCGACTCTATTTAAGATTTTTTTCAATTTCATCCGTGACTTCTTTACTGTCCGGTTCTGTTCCGGAGCGAAATCTTGCCACGATCTTACCTGAAGGAGAGATCAGGAACTTCTCAAAATTCCATTTAACGTCGCCCGGATCCGGAGCACTAGAAGTAAGATAGGTATACAAAGGATGTTGGTCTTCTCCCTTCACGGAAATTTTGGACATCATATCGAAGGTGGCGCCTTTTTTCACTCTACAGAATTGTTCTATCTCCGCATCACTACCAGGTTCTTGGGAGAGAAAATTATTAGCAGGAAAGCCGACTATCTCAAAACCCTTCTCCTTATATTTGCGATATACTTTTTCCAAGTTCTCATATTGGTAGGTATACCCACATTTAGAAGCTACGTTTACGATAAGTAAGGTCTTACCTTTGTATTTGGAAAGATTCACATCCTTTCCTTTAATGTCCTTCACAGTAAAATCATACACAGCCTTAGGAGCCGCAAATAAAGATGAGGAAACAATCAATAAGGAAAGAAAGATCAAAACGGATTTGAAAGTCATAATGAGATCATATCCGAATCCCGGAAACAGGTCTATCCGTTTCCGGGATATTTTTTAGGTCTGAGACCGGTTTTTTAAGAGAGGATCGTTTTATTGCAAAACGAACTCCCTGGAAGTTCCGGTAAATTTTTTGTAAGTCCAAAAAATTCCCCAAAACTGTTTGGCCAAACCGTTATAAACAACTCTGTATGTGCCTGCCTGTTGATTTCGGATCAACCAAGTGATAGTTACTTCCGATGTAGCGGAAAGATCTCCACCAGTCCTTGCCCAATCATAAGCCGTGTACGGATTATTATCGTTTGCAAGAGTCGTCCAAGAATTTCCGTTCTTCTTCTGGATTTCCAAATATGTATAAGTATTCGGATCGTAGAAAGAAGAAAGAGATCCGTCCAATTTTTTGTCCTGAACCACTCTTGGATGTGAACCCTGGAATTTTACTGTCACAGTATCTTTAGTCCTGTTATAGGAAGAATTTGCATCGGTTAGAACTTTTCCGAAATCTCCCCCGTCATTCACTATACCGTTTTGAGATAACCAAGTTTGTATAAACTGTTGGTTAGAGAGATCTGGAGGATTCGGTCCTGCGATCGTAGAACGATTCGCTACTATATCTTTAGCGATCCGATCGAATTCCTGGATCAATGCTGCATTTGCCCAAGGCCCGTAAGCGGTAAACCCACCTTCGAAGTTCTGTGCGGAATATTCTTCTCGAGTAGTTAAATACTGAGCGTAAGCGTTCGCCATAGCCCCTACCACTACATTGGAGATACCCGCCGCAGCAAGAGTAGTAGTCAACTTTGCTTTCAATCTTCTTCCCGCGTTAGTCGTTACCTCAAAAGGAGAAGCTACAATCGCAGTATTGCCTATCGTGATCAATTGTAATGGAAGAACTACCGGAACAAAAGGCACCTGAGGATTCGGAAACCAGAAAGTATCCACTTCTCCAACCGGAAGAAGAGTGAATTTTTCTTTATCACAAGCTTCATACTTCGTTGAACCCAATGCCAATTGAGCAAGAGGCCAAAGATATCCCAGGATCTGAGCGGCTCCGCTTAAGTTGGTTAAAGAATAATTTTTTTTAACCCAGGCGCCATTCTCGAATACGAAGTCGTTACGAATTTCGCCTTCTTTTGCAAAATCAACCGGAGCGCCTTCTTCATCTCCAGCCAAAAATCCGCCGCCAATCGTTGCGACACAGGTAGTATTCCCGGAATTCGTATCCCAAGGCATAGAGAAGGTCCCGATATAGGAAGGATCTACAGCAACTTTATTATTCCAAACTACGTGAGAATGTCTGTAACCGATATTTCCGGTAAGCGTTATCGAAGCCGCATTATACAATTCTAATGCTTTACTTCCTTGTTTGGTCCCGTGAACGATAGGGTTTTCCAGCGCGTCTAGGCTTGGATCTATATCGTTCGGTCTTAGGAACGGTTTCGTAATATCGCTCGGATCGGGAGTATTCGGACTTACATCTCCCATAGGTCCCTGAGGAAATGCGGCCACAAAGTTACCGCCAATTGCGTTTTCCACCAGGTAAGAAGCGTATCCTTTATTATCTCCGTGCGCCCTACGATTCGTAATTCCGAGAGAAGTTCCGTGAACTGCAAACCAGTTCAGTAATCCGATCGGAGAACCGTCCGTACCTTCGAAACGAAGTAGGCTCATAGTCTCGTTTATATTTGAAGAATAGTTTGCCTTATCTAAGTTCCAAGCATAAGCGGCGGAAGATCTGTTATTTGCAAAATTAGAAAGGTTTCCTGCTATAAATTTGATCCTTGCTTCTCTTCTGTTATTATAAGCTGCCTTTATAGAATCCGCGATACCATTCACTACTATATTATAATGGACCTTATCAAAACCGACCACTCCGTTGAATAGATTGAATAATGTGTACCAAGAAATATTAGAAGGAGCGGAATGTGTATGGGTAGCGAATAAAAGAATATTGTCGTTATTAAATGCAGATCCATAACCGTCTGACTGTAATTTTTTAACGACACCCATCTTTACGCTCTGGTACATATGGATCATGTCGTTGGTAACAATCGCCACTCGCCCACCGCCAGGACGTTCGACCACGAATGCCCTTGCATAAAGCCTCATAGCCAGACCGGACATCTCGTCACCTGGACTATTATATCCTGTGCTTGATTGCACAAAAGGCCCCGTAATGTCAGCCTTTGCAGCGCCTACTAAAAACACATCCGCCGGTGTAGATGTAGGTAAAGCAAGACTGTTAAGAATTGTATTAGAGCTGGATGCCTTTACTCCATTAGAAGAAACGGCCAGTTCCAATAATTTATCGTCGTCTGATTTCTGATCACAACCAGTTAGAGTGAGGATCAGAGCCAATGCCAAGGTAAAAAATTTCGAATGTATGTTTTTCATTTCCCTTGCCTCCACAGTTCAACGAAGTGGCGTAACCGAAATTTAAAGAAGGTCAAA harbors:
- a CDS encoding ChaN family lipoprotein, whose amino-acid sequence is MAVRIFWFLLLFPSFLFSQTFNPEIYDSKSRSKVELSSIVEKAKDADVIIFGEEHNDKVGHAWKLDAFKKLASVYSALLSLEMLEKDQQRSVDEYCKGEITERGFLNSGKFWPNYQTDYHPLVSFAKEKNLPVLAANAPRKYVNLVSHQGLDSLYKIRSPFLPPRYTYNLFRQKEYEELLSAMIAEHSPTGFSPDKQKFIDAQYVWDTSMADSIAEAYFLLKRKVVHVNGRFHSDRGLGLTYRLKQMGLNVLTVSIFPSEEGKNFQEEDWKLADFLVITERKPVP
- a CDS encoding dienelactone hydrolase family protein, which translates into the protein MNTETVTIKTAHGKMQTFVAYPDSSPSPCILVLQEAFGVNDHIKDVAVRFSKQGYLAVAPELYYRTAPPGFAGSYEDFMALKPHFSQLTPENLHSDLNAVLDWIKTNPKSIPDRIASIGYCLGGWVSFLANSIFTFKAAVSYYGSRIVQTSEEYSPKQNAPLLLVWAGKDRSVKQTHIAAISGLLKSSGKDFVELFFSEAEHGFFCDARAAYHKTSAAQAWAITLAFLKEHV
- a CDS encoding glutathione peroxidase — its product is MTFKSVLIFLSLLIVSSSLFAAPKAVYDFTVKDIKGKDVNLSKYKGKTLLIVNVASKCGYTYQYENLEKVYRKYKEKGFEIVGFPANNFLSQEPGSDAEIEQFCRVKKGATFDMMSKISVKGEDQHPLYTYLTSSAPDPGDVKWNFEKFLISPSGKIVARFRSGTEPDSKEVTDEIEKNLK
- a CDS encoding neutral/alkaline non-lysosomal ceramidase N-terminal domain-containing protein, producing MKNIHSKFFTLALALILTLTGCDQKSDDDKLLELAVSSNGVKASSSNTILNSLALPTSTPADVFLVGAAKADITGPFVQSSTGYNSPGDEMSGLAMRLYARAFVVERPGGGRVAIVTNDMIHMYQSVKMGVVKKLQSDGYGSAFNNDNILLFATHTHSAPSNISWYTLFNLFNGVVGFDKVHYNIVVNGIADSIKAAYNNRREARIKFIAGNLSNFANNRSSAAYAWNLDKANYSSNINETMSLLRFEGTDGSPIGLLNWFAVHGTSLGITNRRAHGDNKGYASYLVENAIGGNFVAAFPQGPMGDVSPNTPDPSDITKPFLRPNDIDPSLDALENPIVHGTKQGSKALELYNAASITLTGNIGYRHSHVVWNNKVAVDPSYIGTFSMPWDTNSGNTTCVATIGGGFLAGDEEGAPVDFAKEGEIRNDFVFENGAWVKKNYSLTNLSGAAQILGYLWPLAQLALGSTKYEACDKEKFTLLPVGEVDTFWFPNPQVPFVPVVLPLQLITIGNTAIVASPFEVTTNAGRRLKAKLTTTLAAAGISNVVVGAMANAYAQYLTTREEYSAQNFEGGFTAYGPWANAALIQEFDRIAKDIVANRSTIAGPNPPDLSNQQFIQTWLSQNGIVNDGGDFGKVLTDANSSYNRTKDTVTVKFQGSHPRVVQDKKLDGSLSSFYDPNTYTYLEIQKKNGNSWTTLANDNNPYTAYDWARTGGDLSATSEVTITWLIRNQQAGTYRVVYNGLAKQFWGIFWTYKKFTGTSREFVLQ